Proteins from a genomic interval of Rhodopseudomonas julia:
- a CDS encoding tautomerase family protein: MPLAELRLTRGALSDAKLDILARDLTAILLEHQGARPGSAVARSITRLEVTEFEPRRTYVGGNLSNAPCYRLSYTVPLGALNEDKKRSLVEKSTNAILAAEGTPFTEDDAYRVWCLIDEVPDGNWASAGKIWRWRDIMRWVARREIAARRQERDNGGGQLPERERKTGRAGIAA; the protein is encoded by the coding sequence ATGCCTCTTGCTGAATTGAGACTGACGCGCGGGGCGCTGTCGGACGCGAAGCTGGATATTCTGGCGCGCGACCTGACGGCGATCCTTCTGGAGCACCAGGGCGCGCGGCCGGGCAGTGCCGTGGCGCGCTCGATCACGCGCCTGGAAGTGACGGAGTTCGAACCGCGCCGCACCTATGTCGGCGGCAACCTCTCCAATGCGCCGTGCTACCGGCTCTCCTACACGGTGCCGCTCGGCGCCTTGAACGAGGACAAGAAGCGCTCGCTCGTCGAGAAATCGACGAATGCCATCCTCGCGGCGGAAGGCACGCCTTTCACCGAGGACGACGCTTACCGGGTCTGGTGTTTGATCGACGAGGTGCCTGACGGAAACTGGGCGAGCGCGGGCAAAATCTGGCGCTGGCGCGATATCATGCGCTGGGTCGCCCGACGCGAGATCGCCGCACGACGCCAGGAGCGCGACAACGGCGGAGGGCAGCTTCCGGAGCGGGAACGCAAGACCGGCAGAGCCGGGATCGCCGCCTGA
- a CDS encoding YdcH family protein, which produces MPLEARLAELERRHEALEKEIEEAVAHPASDDLEVAELKRRKLQLKDEIARLKGQQEGAL; this is translated from the coding sequence ATGCCCCTTGAAGCGCGCCTTGCCGAGCTCGAGCGGCGCCATGAGGCACTCGAAAAAGAGATCGAGGAAGCCGTGGCCCACCCGGCCAGCGACGATCTTGAAGTCGCTGAGCTGAAGCGGCGCAAGCTGCAACTCAAGGACGAGATTGCGCGTCTGAAAGGTCAGCAGGAAGGTGCTCTCTAG
- a CDS encoding YdcH family protein — MDGSDNVVELTQKEIRAELALLRQEHRDLDHAIEAIHTASPQPDYLQLQRLKRKKLALKDRILALEDRLLPDIIA, encoded by the coding sequence ATGGATGGTAGCGACAACGTCGTGGAGTTGACGCAGAAGGAAATCAGGGCGGAACTCGCTCTCCTGCGTCAGGAACACCGCGATCTCGATCATGCCATCGAAGCCATTCATACGGCCTCTCCCCAGCCCGATTACCTGCAATTGCAGCGCCTGAAGCGAAAGAAGCTCGCTTTGAAGGATCGCATTCTGGCGCTCGAAGACAGGCTTCTGCCGGATATCATCGCGTGA
- the purE gene encoding 5-(carboxyamino)imidazole ribonucleotide mutase → MGSRSDWATMQRAAEKLDELAIGYEARIVSAHRTPERLYEFAKGAETSGFKVIIAGAGGAAHLPGMVASLTRLPVLGVPVQSRALSGQDSLYSIVQMPAGIPVATFAIGEAGAANAALFAASILSLGDAALAERLATFRLRQSDAVGEDPRDAG, encoded by the coding sequence ATGGGCAGCCGTTCCGACTGGGCCACCATGCAGCGGGCTGCCGAAAAGCTCGACGAGCTCGCCATCGGCTATGAGGCGCGCATCGTCTCTGCGCACCGCACTCCGGAGCGGCTCTACGAATTCGCCAAAGGGGCCGAAACGAGCGGCTTCAAGGTGATCATCGCGGGTGCCGGAGGGGCGGCGCATCTGCCGGGCATGGTCGCCTCCCTGACGCGACTGCCGGTGCTCGGCGTGCCCGTGCAATCGCGGGCCTTGTCGGGGCAGGATTCGCTTTATTCGATCGTGCAGATGCCGGCCGGCATTCCGGTTGCGACCTTTGCGATCGGCGAAGCCGGGGCGGCCAACGCCGCGCTCTTCGCCGCGTCCATCCTGTCGCTTGGCGATGCGGCTCTGGCGGAGCGGCTCGCAACCTTCCGGTTGCGGCAGAGCGATGCGGTCGGCGAGGATCCGCGCGATGCCGGCTGA
- a CDS encoding 5-(carboxyamino)imidazole ribonucleotide synthase has protein sequence MPADRTGALAPGATIGILGGGQLGRMLAVAAAQLGLSTHVFCPDPDSPAFDVSAHYTVAPYDDLRALEAFAADVDVVTYEFENITVDAVELLAATCPVRPGPRALEVAQDRFNEKSFLTGAGVPVGPYAAIDDLDDLKAALQRLKTPAILKTRRFGYDGKGQVRIDDAKDAEAAYEAIACAPAVLEAFVPFSREVSVIAVRGVNGETAVYDVPENVHRNHILHTSTVPANIALATRQKAAEIAATIVDGLDYIGVIGVELFVVEEGGVERLVVNEIAPRVHNSGHWTRDACVCSQFENHIRAIAGWPLGSVSRHSDAVMTNLIGEEAEHWQALAGENNCCLTLYGKREIRPGRKMGHVTRLQPLTKAPC, from the coding sequence ATGCCGGCTGATCGCACAGGAGCACTCGCGCCGGGCGCCACCATCGGCATTCTGGGCGGCGGGCAGCTCGGCCGGATGCTGGCGGTTGCCGCCGCACAGCTCGGCCTTTCGACGCATGTCTTCTGCCCGGATCCCGACAGTCCGGCCTTCGACGTGTCGGCACATTACACGGTCGCTCCATACGACGATCTGCGCGCTCTCGAAGCTTTTGCGGCCGACGTCGACGTCGTCACCTACGAATTTGAGAACATCACGGTCGATGCCGTCGAATTGCTTGCCGCGACCTGCCCGGTGCGGCCGGGGCCGCGCGCGCTGGAAGTGGCGCAGGACCGGTTCAACGAGAAGAGTTTTTTGACCGGGGCCGGCGTGCCGGTCGGCCCTTATGCCGCGATCGACGATCTGGATGATCTAAAAGCCGCGCTGCAACGCCTGAAGACGCCGGCGATCCTGAAGACGCGTCGCTTCGGCTATGACGGCAAGGGCCAGGTGCGTATCGATGACGCCAAAGATGCGGAGGCGGCCTATGAGGCGATCGCGTGTGCGCCGGCGGTTCTGGAAGCCTTCGTGCCGTTCTCGCGCGAAGTCTCCGTGATTGCGGTGCGCGGGGTGAACGGCGAGACGGCGGTCTACGACGTGCCGGAAAACGTCCACCGCAACCATATCCTCCACACCTCCACCGTGCCGGCCAATATCGCGCTTGCGACGCGGCAGAAGGCTGCGGAAATCGCCGCCACCATCGTCGATGGTCTCGACTATATTGGTGTCATCGGCGTGGAGCTCTTCGTCGTCGAGGAGGGGGGCGTGGAGCGGCTCGTCGTCAACGAGATTGCGCCGCGCGTGCACAATTCCGGCCATTGGACGCGCGATGCCTGCGTCTGCTCGCAATTCGAAAATCATATCCGGGCGATCGCCGGCTGGCCGCTCGGTTCCGTTTCCCGCCACAGCGATGCGGTGATGACCAACCTGATCGGCGAAGAGGCCGAGCATTGGCAGGCACTTGCGGGCGAGAACAATTGTTGTCTGACCCTCTACGGCAAGCGCGAAATCCGGCCCGGCCGCAAGATGGGGCATGTGACGCGGCTTCAGCCGCTTACCAAGGCGCCTTGCTAA
- the efp gene encoding elongation factor P, with product MKISGNDIRPGNVIEYDGTLWVAVKTNKVKPGKGPAYNQVELKNLIDGRKLNNRFGSDEKVERARIETKDFQFLYKDGDVLVFMDSESYEQINLAEEFVGERAAFLQDGMTVTLEMHEEKPIGIALPDQVVLAITETEPTIKGQTAASSYKPAMLENGVRVMVPPFITAGERIVVDTNEIAYIKRAE from the coding sequence ATGAAAATCAGCGGTAACGACATCCGCCCGGGCAATGTCATCGAATATGACGGCACGCTCTGGGTGGCGGTGAAAACCAATAAGGTGAAACCCGGCAAGGGGCCGGCCTACAATCAGGTCGAACTCAAGAACCTGATCGACGGGCGCAAGCTCAACAATCGCTTCGGTTCCGACGAAAAGGTCGAGCGCGCCCGCATCGAGACCAAGGATTTCCAGTTTCTCTACAAGGATGGAGATGTGCTGGTGTTCATGGATTCTGAGAGCTACGAGCAGATCAATCTCGCCGAGGAATTTGTGGGTGAGCGCGCCGCCTTTCTGCAGGACGGCATGACCGTGACCCTCGAAATGCATGAGGAAAAGCCGATCGGCATCGCGCTTCCGGACCAGGTGGTGCTCGCCATCACCGAGACGGAGCCGACGATCAAAGGCCAGACGGCCGCCTCCTCCTACAAGCCGGCGATGCTGGAAAACGGTGTGCGCGTGATGGTGCCGCCCTTCATCACCGCCGGTGAGAGGATCGTCGTCGACACCAACGAGATCGCTTACATCAAGCGGGCCGAGTAG
- a CDS encoding inositol monophosphatase family protein — protein sequence MARSAILNVMVRAATKAGRVLARDFGEVEHLQVSRKGPADFVSAADRRAEEIIREELERARPGYSFLMEESGEKIGEDPQHRWIVDPLDGTTNFLHGIPMFAVSIALERQGRLAAGVIYNPVTDELYTAERGSGAFFNDRRLRVAQRRVFAETVIATGIPHFGRGEHGPYLRQMAAVMAEAAGIRRFGAAALDLAWVASGRFDGFWESHLSPWDMAAGILLIREAGGFVTDIKGGEAMLASGTIVAGNEAVHQHLAGLLKGAGG from the coding sequence ATGGCAAGATCGGCAATTCTCAATGTGATGGTGCGCGCCGCCACCAAAGCGGGGCGCGTGCTCGCCCGCGACTTCGGCGAGGTCGAGCATCTTCAGGTGTCCCGCAAGGGACCGGCGGATTTCGTCAGCGCTGCCGACCGGCGCGCGGAGGAGATCATCCGCGAGGAACTGGAGCGCGCGCGGCCCGGCTATTCCTTCCTGATGGAGGAATCCGGCGAGAAGATCGGCGAGGATCCGCAGCACCGATGGATCGTCGATCCGCTCGACGGCACCACGAACTTCCTGCACGGCATTCCGATGTTCGCCGTCTCGATTGCGCTCGAGCGCCAGGGGCGGCTGGCGGCGGGTGTCATCTACAATCCTGTCACGGACGAGCTCTATACCGCGGAACGTGGTTCGGGGGCCTTCTTCAACGATCGACGCCTGCGCGTCGCCCAGCGCCGGGTCTTTGCGGAAACGGTCATCGCAACCGGCATTCCGCATTTCGGTCGTGGCGAGCATGGACCGTATCTGCGCCAGATGGCTGCGGTCATGGCGGAGGCTGCGGGTATCCGGCGCTTCGGTGCGGCTGCGCTCGATCTCGCCTGGGTCGCCTCCGGCCGCTTCGACGGCTTCTGGGAGAGCCATCTGTCGCCCTGGGACATGGCGGCGGGCATTCTCCTCATCCGCGAGGCGGGCGGCTTCGTCACCGACATCAAGGGCGGTGAGGCCATGCTTGCCTCCGGCACCATCGTCGCCGGCAACGAGGCGGTGCACCAGCATCTCGCCGGACTGCTCAAGGGTGCAGGCGGATAA